CAGTTCGCCGCGACCAGCCTCGCCGAACTCGGCGACGACGACAACATGGTCGAGCGGCGACTACTCAAAATTGTCCAGGACGACGGCGTCGACCCCAACGTTCGTGGCCAGGCCATCTTCACCCTCGGGAAAGTCGGCGGCGAGCGGTCCCGGAAGACGCTGGATAAGCTCATTGACGAAACCGAACACGACGTGGTCAGGAAGAAGGCGTTCTCGGCTATCTCGAAGCTCGGTGGCCGCGGATGAGTCAGCCGAGTGGATTAAGACGCGGCGGGGCGTACACCAGAGCGATAGCTGGCTAACCGATGAGCGACGGAGAACACGCACTGGTCGATACGAAGGGGAAGTTCGTCCAGGTCGTCTCGGACGGGCGCAAGCGAAACGACATCGAGTGGCTACCCGGTCGGATACTCCTCTCGAACAAGCGTCTCGTCCTCGCAACCAACGACGGCAAGCGGACCATCCCGCTGTCGAAGGTCAGCAGCGTCACGGCCAGCCAGATGAACCAGCCCCTCGCGCAAGTTGACAGCTACATCAAGGTGCAGGCCGGCCGGAACGTGACGCTCATCTCGGCGAAAAAGGCCGAGGAATTTCAGGAGAACCTCTACAGCACGCTGCTCGACCAGACCGTCGTCCTCGTCAACCACCCCGCAGTCAAGGGTGGCGTTGTTCAGGACGGCGGCTGGGAGAAGGGGCGACTCAAACTCGACGGCGACTGCATCAATCTGGCCATCGCCAGCGGTACGTTCGTCGAACTTGACATCGACGACGTGGGGACCGTCGAGGCCAAGGAGAAGACGATTCGGGGCGACGAGCGACCGTTGCTGGAGGTCGAACACACCATCGAAGGGACCAGCGTCGAGACTCACATTTCGGGGACGCCACGTCACGTCTCGCTCATCGAGGGACTCGTCCGGCAAGGTGAGCAGCGCAACATCGCCGACGACGTGGACCTCTCGGATAAGGAGACGCAGGTGCTGATGGCGCTGTACTCCGGCATCTCGCCGTTCAAGATTCCGGACTTCGTCGATATGGAAATAGAGGAAGTCGAAGCCGTGTACGACCGGTTGATGGAAGCCGATATCCTCGAACCGGTCCGGACACGCCGGGAGGTCCAGCTTGAGGCCCGCGGCCGCTCAATCGCGAGCGATGCGATGGCTGACCAGTAACCGTGACGCTGAGACGGTGCGACCGGGACGGACGGTTCGACGCGTTTTTGAAGCGCGGTTGATTGAGAACAGGTATGGCAGAATTCACGGTCGCCGTCTCCGATCCGGAGGACGGCCACACCTACCAGATCGACGTCGACGGACAGGACGCAAACCGCTTCATCGGCCGCGAGCTCGGCGACGAGGTCGACGGCGGCGCTGTCGGCCTCGATGGCTACACGCTCGAACTGACCGGCGGGTCGGACACCTCGGGCCGACCGATGCGACCCGACGTTCGCGGCGTCATGACGAAAGAAATCATGTCCGACGGCGGCGTCGGCTTCAAACCGACCACCGACGGCGAGCGCAAGCGCATCACCGTCCGCGGCCGCGAGGTCAGCGACGACACGCGCCAGATCAACGCGAAGATCACGGCCCGCGGCAGCGACGACGTGGCCGAACTCCTCGGCGACGACGACGAGTAAGTCAGTGCCGGACCGCGTTCCCAGTGACCACGAAACCGTCGAGACGCATCGCGTTCCCGTCGAGTCGGTCGGCCGAACCGACCGACCCCGGGTCGTGCTCCCGGACGAACTCGATTTCGACGACGGCGACACCGTCCGCCTCGCGCTGGACGGCGACCGGTACCACGCCGTCGTCGAGACGAATCTCGACGGCGAGCCGGTGCTCTCACACGTCGCCGACAACCGCCGACTGGCCCGCGAACGGGACGGGACGAACCGCCTCGCGGAGTGGGTCGCCGACGGCGAAGTCTCGCTCGGCGGGTCAGCACATCTCGACGTGGTAACCGACGGAACCGAGTACGGCCTCCGAACGCCGGGCAAGCGCGTCGTCTATACGGCGACCGGCGGGCCGGACGCCTCGCTGTCAGATATTGCTCGAAACCTCGACAACTGACGCCGTTAGCCCCCGTTCTCCCGAATGAAGCCGATTTTTGCTGCTGATACTCGCGCGAAACGCTCAATATCAGTGCTGCTGTACATCGGGTAACGGACGAATGTCGGAATCAGTGATCGCGGATTTCGTCGGCAAATTCAACTCCGAAGTGGCCGGTCGGGGCGACCCTATCAGGGGTCGGATCGTCCTCTCGCAAAAGCGGCTGGTACTGGCCGCAAGCGAGGACGACAAGCTGACGATCCCGCTGGACTCGATTTTCGACATTGCCATCGGGCAGGTCCCGCCCGACCTGGGCGATTTCTTCGACTCGACGGTGACGATCGCCTTCGAACACAGGGGGAAGCGGCTCGTCGCAG
The genomic region above belongs to Haloarcula hispanica ATCC 33960 and contains:
- a CDS encoding CheF family chemotaxis protein → MSDGEHALVDTKGKFVQVVSDGRKRNDIEWLPGRILLSNKRLVLATNDGKRTIPLSKVSSVTASQMNQPLAQVDSYIKVQAGRNVTLISAKKAEEFQENLYSTLLDQTVVLVNHPAVKGGVVQDGGWEKGRLKLDGDCINLAIASGTFVELDIDDVGTVEAKEKTIRGDERPLLEVEHTIEGTSVETHISGTPRHVSLIEGLVRQGEQRNIADDVDLSDKETQVLMALYSGISPFKIPDFVDMEIEEVEAVYDRLMEADILEPVRTRREVQLEARGRSIASDAMADQ
- a CDS encoding DUF7112 family protein; its protein translation is MPDRVPSDHETVETHRVPVESVGRTDRPRVVLPDELDFDDGDTVRLALDGDRYHAVVETNLDGEPVLSHVADNRRLARERDGTNRLAEWVADGEVSLGGSAHLDVVTDGTEYGLRTPGKRVVYTATGGPDASLSDIARNLDN
- a CDS encoding 30S ribosomal protein S6e, which translates into the protein MAEFTVAVSDPEDGHTYQIDVDGQDANRFIGRELGDEVDGGAVGLDGYTLELTGGSDTSGRPMRPDVRGVMTKEIMSDGGVGFKPTTDGERKRITVRGREVSDDTRQINAKITARGSDDVAELLGDDDE